One genomic segment of Hordeum vulgare subsp. vulgare chromosome 2H, MorexV3_pseudomolecules_assembly, whole genome shotgun sequence includes these proteins:
- the LOC123426762 gene encoding zinc-finger homeodomain protein 8-like, whose product MMDHLSLVPYEGGSGAGGDAGAKYKECMRNHAAAMGGQAFDGCGEYMPASPDSLKCAACGCHRSFHRRAGSLTGGACPPPFFFSPPPPPSHHHPPPHHAVLQGFLPSAPPRPPQLALPYHAVPAAWHHALLDPARAGSETPPRADDCSPGCGSGSFGRKRHRTKFTPEQKERMRAFAEKQGWRINRDDGGALERFCLEIGVKRNVLKVWMHNHKHQLASPTSPAAGIGMGMGMGMGIGINPGALGTSAGAGAGAGAGVGVGAGTGDGDDDDTDDDSPPRAAVSSPSPSPISV is encoded by the coding sequence ATGATGGATCACCTGAGCCTGGTGCCCTACGAGGGAGGCAGCGGAGCCGGGGGCGACGCCGGGGCCAAGTACAAGGAGTGCATGCGCAACCACGCGGCTGCCATGGGCGGCCAGGCCTTCGACGGCTGCGGGGAGTACATGCCGGCCTCGCCGGACTCGCTCAAGTGCGCCGCCTGCGGCTGTCACCGCAGCTTCCACCGCCGCGCGGGCAGCCTCACGGGCGGGGCTTGCCCGCCGCCCTTCTTCTtcagcccgccgccgccgccttcgcACCATCACCCGCCGCCGCACCACGCCGTGCTGCAGGGTTTCCTCCCGTCGGCGCCCCCGCGGCCGCCCCAGCTCGCGCTGCCGTACCACGCCGTGCCCGCGGCGTGGCACCATGCCCTGCTGGACCCCGCGCGCGCCGGCTCGGAGACGCCTCCCCGGGCGGACGACTGCAGCCCCGGGTGCGGGAGCGGGAGCTTCGGGAGGAAGCGGCACCGGACCAAGTTCACCCCGGAGCAGAAGGAGAGGATGCGCGCCTTCGCGGAGAAGCAGGGATGGCGCATCAACCGCGACGACGGCGGCGCCCTAGAGCGCTTCTGCCTCGAGATCGGCGTCAAGCGGaacgtcctcaaggtctggatgcACAACCATAAGCACCAGCTCGCCTCGCCCACCTCCCCCGCGGCCGGTATCGGCATGGGCATGGGCATGGGCATGGGCATCGGTATCAACCCAGGAGCCCTCGGCACTAGCGCTGGCGCTGGTGCAGGCGCTGGCGCTGGAGTTGGCGTTGGAGCGGGcaccggcgacggcgacgacgacgatacgGACGACGACTCGCCTCCACGCGCCGCCGTCTCAtcgccctccccctcccccatCAGCGTCTAG